From a single Hemibagrus wyckioides isolate EC202008001 linkage group LG27, SWU_Hwy_1.0, whole genome shotgun sequence genomic region:
- the crebbpa gene encoding CREB-binding protein isoform X1, which produces MADNLLDTGPPNAKRPKMTAPASDGPELSSLSWDDLESNLPDELIPSGPNGDLGLMAMPSNGAGAGTTGLADAAAKHKQLSELLRAGSGANLNSAALNSSSPAPGGGMGPQLGALGKSPLGQGSPSHASPTPKPAGTAPGTPGNGGMGLNASFNQAMLNNGMMAQGTAAQQQGQVMNGTLGPGGRGRGATGMQYQGAASVGQQVAAAAGAAPGGAGSVLAETLTQGAQQMGMNAQQAGNMNKMGMAGSGSPFGQYQAGGQQLAAAGVNAQLQNKAALANSLPAFSADLKGAAVPNVPNMPQAQQQVAVGMVGCQGVPAGPTADPEKRKLIQQQLVLLLHAHKCQRREQANGEVRACALPHCRTMKNVLNHMTHCQAGKSCQVAHCASSRQIISHWKNCTRHDCPVCLPLKNASDKRNQQPMLTSPNAGLQNAIGPVGSGQNAAPALNAPAPIDPSSMKRAYAALGLPYSNQSPAQTQTPPAQPTQTQHQQQMRPLNALGTNQMSMSGGAMGVPTSDQAKLHPDGNMPSALNANNQLMSDGSAVGALGNVPTAAPLSASGVRKAWHEHVTQDLRNHLVHKLVQAIFPTPDPAALKDRRMENLVAYARKVEGDMYESANSRDEYYHFLAEKIYKIQKELEEKRRSRLQKQIINQAPMTAPGAQQPALNQPNSLGPRPQNGPVPMPNVPNQMINRMQVTQGMSQFNAMSMQNVQMSQAPIATRAASPMSHAQQINMSSVPQIGMSPTRMAPAQGMMGPHGGNMVPPAANQQQFMQQFSTSANAMNVNMGQPNTQAAVPQQAQNLPLNALSSLGTQMNCPAPPQAPLGATPPPSAGAASTGANLPPLQANQAGTPTPGPAQSTPPHTQTQTELPALPQPHPGTPSADNRVPTPASTASVDLHTQHAMPELPAVVEPKAEPKQEEQDFESSAAETEPKMEVEDNSVPLVKKEEPESLETKQEPMETEDKKTDIKGETKEEEESSATGTASSSPSQSRRKIFKPEELRQALMPTLESLYRQDPESLPFRQPVDPILLGIPDYFDIVKNPIDLSTIKRKLDTGQYQEPWQYVDDVWLMFNNAWLYNRKTSRVYKYCSKLAEVFEQEIDPVMQGLGYCCGRKYEFSPQTLCCYGKQLCTIPRDGTYYSYQNRYHFCEKCFNEIQGDSVTLGDDPAQPQTMISKDQFERKKNDTLDPEPFVECKDCGRKMHQICVLHYEVIWPSGFICDNCLKKSGKTRKENKFSAKRLQVTRLGTYIEDRVNKYLKRQNHPEAGEVFVRVVASSDKTVEVKPGMKARFVDNNEMSESFPYRTKALFAFEEIDGVDVCFFGMHVQEYGSDCPFPNTRRVYISYLDSIHFFRPRVLRTAVYHEILIGYLEYVKKLGYVTAHIWACPPSEGDDYIFHCHPADQKIPKPKRLQEWYRKMLDKAFAERILHDYKDIFKQATEDRLTSANELPYFEGDFWPNVLEESIKELEQEEEERKKEENTAACETPEGTPGDSKNAKKKNNKKTNKNKSSVSRANKKKPGMPNVANDLSQKLYATMEKHKEVFFVIHLHSGPMMNTLPPIMDPDPLLSCDLMDGRDAFLTLARDKHWEFSSLRRCKWSTMCMLVELHNQGQDRFVYTCNECKHHVETRWHCTICEDFDLCINCYNTKGHEHQMVKWGLGLDDDSNSQSGEASKSPQESRRLSIQRCIQSLVHACQCRNANCSLPSCQKMKRVVQHTKGCKRKTNGGCPVCKQLIALCCYHAKHCQENKCPVPFCLNIKHKLRQQQLQHRLQQAQMMRRRMATMQGRAGPQSLPSPPPSAAPGTPTTHQQPQQQPNTPQTPQPLLPSQPTTPNAGVMSPTYPTAPRNGQQVSQGKPGAQASPLHQQPSPLPQPQPQQQHPQPQQQQPQQQPQQHPPPGAVQMARKIEMMAQAQQSQNYRMAVNGLAMNHQQPQQRMPGAMQPPMQMVGPRGQQVMQGMPPGQWPQAGMQPGMQQATQPQQQQAPQGPQQAVPMQRPMMPQQPPQRMMVPAQGQRPPQAPQRPPAIAPNALQDLLRTLKSPSSPQQQQQVLNILKSNPQLMAAFIKQRTAKYANQPQQQQQQQQQQQGMQPAMQAMAAMQGVQRPGMQPQQPQQPNTQGMAALGPAQGQIMNPAHAEMYRRQLLRQQQQQQQQQQQQQQGVMPQAHGQFPQAQGAAPSYSQLRMQHQQLTAMQSAGGPMSQLPPMPQMGQPGMGMDGTPNLIHQRILQQPQAVLKPQIGSPAPPNPMSPQGHLLPGQPIPGQVRSPAPVQSPRPPSQQPQQHSSPSPQVQPQPSPHSASPHPGLGTPMPAGATLEQQGHLGTVEQSTMLSQLNAPGRGGLPTDLAMVGDTTGDTLEKFVEGL; this is translated from the exons agttgAGCTCGTTGTCATGGGACGACCTGGAGAGCAATCTTCCGGACGAGTTAATTCCCAGTGGGCCGAACGGAGACCTCGGTCTGATGGCCATGCCCTCGAACGGTGCCGGCGCAGGCACGACAGGGCTGGCAGACGCCGCCGCTAAGCACAAGCAGCTCTCTGAGCTCCTGCGAGCAGGCAGCGGCGCCAACCTCAACTCGGCAGCTCTGAACTCGTCTAGCCCGGCGCCCGGGGGAGGCATGGGGCCTCAGCTGGGCGCTCTGGGTAAGAGTCCGCTAGGGCAAGGATCTCCCTCACACGCCTCCCCGACACCAAAGCCAGCAGGAACCGCACCAGGCACACCAGGGAACGGCGGCATGGGCCTGAACGCCAGCTTTAACCAAGCCATGCTGAACAATGGCATGATGGCGCAGGGCACAGCAGCGCAGCAGCAGGGCCAGGTGATGAACGGCACGCTTGGGCCGGGCGGGCGTGGCAGGGGCGCGACAGGCATGCAGTACCAGGGGGCGGCGTCCGTAGGGCAGCAGGTGGCGGCGGCAGCAGGCGCAGCACCAGGAGGAGCGGGCAGCGTGCTGGCGGAGACCCTGACACAGGGGGCGCAGCAGATGGGCATGAACGCTCAACAAGCAGGCAACATGAACAAG ATGGGCATGGCCGGCAGTGGCAGTCCCTTTGGTCAGTACCAGGCAGGTGGGCAGCAGTTAGCAGCGGCGGGTGTAAACGCCCAGCTGCAGAACAAAGCGGCACTGGCAAACAGCCTGCCAGCTTTCAGCGCTGATCTGAAGGGAGCCGCTGTGCCGAACGTCCCGAACATG CCCCAGGCACAGCAGCAGGTGGCAGTGGGAATGGTCGGATGTCAGGGTGTTCCCGCTGGTCCCACGGCCGACCCGGAGAAGCGCAAGCTGATCCAGCAGCAGCTGGTCCTGCTGCTCCATGCGCACAAGTGCCAGCGGCGTGAACAAGCCAACGGCGAGGTGCGGGCATGTGCCCTGCCCCACTGCAGGACCATGAAGAACGTCCTCAACCATATGACCCACTGCCAGGCCGGCAAGTCCTGTCAGG TGGCTCACTGTGCATCCTCGAGGCAAATTATTTCTCACTGGAAGAACTGCACGCGGCACGACTGCCCGGTCTGCCTCCCGCTGAAGAACGCCAGCGACAAGCGCAACCAGCAGC CTATGCTGACGTCTCCCAATGCGGGCCTGCAGAATGCAATAGGTCCGGTGGGTTCGGGTCAGAACGCGGCTCCGGCCCTAAATGCCCCGGCTCCTATAGACCCGAGCTCCATGAAGCGAGCATACGCTGCCCTTGGCCTCCCCTACAGCAACCAGAGCCCTGCTCAGACACAAACGCCTCCCGCTCAGCCCACACAGACGCAACACCAGCAGCAGATGAGGCCGCTGAACGCACTCG GCACGAACCAGATGAGCATGAGTGGCGGTGCGATGGGCGTGCCCACATCAGATCAAGCTAAACTGCATCCCGACGGCAACATGCCTTCCGCTCTCAACGCCAACAA TCAGCTGATGTCAGACGGCTCTGCAGTGGGAGCTCTGGGTAACGTACCCACGGCAGCCCCGCTCTCAGCCAGCGGTGTGAGAAAAGCCTGGCATGAACATGTCACTCAGGACCTCCGCAACCACCTCGTCCACAAACT aGTGCAGGCCATCTTCCCTACACCAGACCCTGCAGCTCTGAAAGATCGGCGCATGGAGAACCTAGTGGCGTACGCACGGAAGGTGGAGGGAGACATGTACGAGTCGGCCAATAGCAGA GACGAGTACTACCACTTCCTAGCAGAGAAGATTTACAAGATCCAGAAGGAACTGGAGGAGAAGAGGCGCTCCCGGCTACAGAAGCAAATCATTAACCAGGCACCTATGACTGCACCGGGGGCACAGCAGCCCGCTCTGAACCAACCCAACTCTCTGGGACCCAGGCCTCAGA ATGGACCTGTGCCTATGCCCAACGTGCCAAATCAGATGATTAACCGCATGCAGGTCACCCAAG GGATGAGCCAGTTTAATGCAATGTCCATGCAGAATGTGCAGATGTCTCAGGCTCCGATAGCCACTCGAGCGGCCTCCCCGATGAGTCACGCACAACAGATAAACATGAGCTCCGTTCCTCAG ATCGGCATGTCGCCCACGCGGATGGCCCCGGCACAAGGCATGATGGGACCTCACGGTGGGAACATGGTGCCACCGGCAGCAAATCAGCAGCAGTTTATGCAGCAGTTTTCCACCAGTGCTAACGCTATGAACGTCAACATGGGCCAGCCCAACACGCAGGCAGCTGTCCCTCAG CAGGCACAGAACCTCCCTCTGAATGCACTCAGCTCTTTGGGCACACAGATGAATTGCCCCGCGCCTCCCCAGGCCCCTCTTGGTGCCACTCCTCCCCCTAGTGCAGGAGCTGCAAGCACTGGCGCTAACCTGCCACCACTGCAGGCTAACCAGGCCGGCACACCCACCCCCGGCCCGGCACAGAGCacgcctccacacacacagactcagacaGAGCTACCTGCCCTGCCTCAGCCACATCCAGGCACACCG AGCGCTGATAATCGAGTCCCCACTCCGGCATCGACGGCTAGTGTTGACCTGCACACGCAGCATGCCATGCCTGAGCTGCCCGCTGTGGTCGAGCCCAAAGCAGAGCCCAAGCAAGAAGAGCAGGACTTTGAGTCCAGCGCTGCAGAAACTGAACCCAAGATGGAG GTGGAAGACAATTCTGTACCTCTGGTCAAGAAGGAAGAGCCAGAGAGCTTAGAGACCAAGCAGGAGCCGATGGAAACGGAAGATAAGAAGACGGACATTAAGGGGGAGaccaaagaggaggaagaaagcAGCGCGACTGGCACCGCATCGTCCTCGCCATCGCAGTCTCGCCGGAAAA TATTTAAACCGGAAGAGCTGAGGCAGGCGCTAATGCCTACGCTGGAGTCTTTATACAGACAGGACCCCGAGTCTCTGCCCTTCCGCCAGCCTGTGGATCCCATACTGCTGGGCATCCCG GATTACTTTGACATTGTGAAGAATCCCATCGACCTGTCCACCATAAAGCGCAAGCTGGACACGGGTCAGTACCAGGAGCCGTGGCAGTACGTGGACGACGTGTGGCTCATGTTCAACAACGCCTGGCTGTACAACAGGAAGACGTCGCGCGTCTACAAGTACTGCTCCAAGCTGGCTGAGGTGTTCGAGCAGGAGATCGACCCTGTCATGCAGGGCCTCGGATACTGCTGCGGCCGGAAG TACGAATTTTCCCCTCAAACCCTCTGCTGCTACGGCAAGCAGCTCTGCACCATTCCCCGCGACGGCACCTACTACAGCTACCAAAACAG GTATCACTTTTGTGAGAAGTGCTTCAATGAGATTCAGGGAGACAGCGTGACGCTGGGCGACGATCCCGCACAGCCTCAAAC GATGATTTCCAAGGATCagtttgaaagaaagaagaacgaTACACTAGACCCTGAGCC ATTTGTTGAATGTAAAGATTGCGGACGCAAGATGCATCAGATATGTGTCCTACATTATGAAGTCATCTGGCCCTctgg CTTTATCTGTGATAACTGTTTGAAGAAGAGCGGGAAGACGAGGAAGGAAAATAAGTTCTCAGCAAAAA gattgCAAGTGACACGGTTGGGCACATATATAGAGGACCGAGTGAATAAATACTTGAAGAGACAGAACCACCCAGAAGCTGGCGAGGTGTTCGTGCGAGTGGTGGCCAGTTCAGATAAAACGGTGGAAGTCAAACCCGGCATGAAGGCCAG GTTTGTAGACAACAACGAGATGTCTGAGAGCTTCCCTTACAGAACCAAAGCACTTTTTGCCTTCGAGGAGATCGACGGTGTCGATGTGTGTTTCTTTGGCATGCATGTGCAGGAGTACGGCTCGGATTGTCCTTTCCCCAACACCAG GCGGGTATACATATCGTACCTTGACAGTATTCACTTCTTCAGACCTCGTGTGCTTCGGACAGCAGTTTATCACGAGATCCTCATCGGTTATCTGGAATACGTCAAGAAATTGGG GTATGTGACGGCACATATTTGGGCGTGCCCTCCGAGCGAGGGTGATGACTACATCTTCCACTGTCACCCTGCTGACCAGAAGATCCCCAAACCCAAGCGCCTGCAGGAATGGTACCGTAAGATGTTGGACAAGGCCTTTGCTGAGAGGATACTCCACGATTACAAG GACATCTTCAAACAAGCAACAGAGGACCGTTTGACGAGTGCAAACGAGCTGCCTTATTTCGAGGGTGATTTCTGGCCTAACGTTTTAGAGGAGAGCATTaaggagctggagcaggaggaggaggagaggaagaaagaggagaACACTGCGGCATGTGAAACTCCAGAG GGCACGCCGGGGGACAGTAAAAATGCcaagaaaaagaacaataagAAAACCAATAAGAATAAGAGCAGCGTGAGTCGAGCCAATAAGAAGAAGCCTGGGATGCCGAATGTAGCCAATGACTTATCCCAGAAACTCTACGCCACCATGGAGAAACACAAAGAG GTTTTCTTCGTGATCCACTTGCACTCTGGGCCGATGATGAACACGTTGCCGCCCATAATGGACCCTGACCCGCTGCTCTCCTGTGACCTGATGGACGGGCGAGACGCGTTCCTGACGCTGGCGCGGGATAAGCACTGGGAGTTCAGCTCTCTGCGCCGTTGCAAATGGAGCACCATGTGCATGCTGGTAGAGCTACACAACCAAGGCCAGGACCGCTTCGTCTACACCTGCAACGAGTGCAAGCATCACGTGGAGACTCGCTGGCACTGCACCATCTGCGAG GACTTTGACTTGTGCATCAACTGCTACAACACTAAGGGACACGAACATCAGATGGTCAAATGGGGTCTCGGTCTGGATGACGACAGCAACAGCCAGAGTGGGGAGGCCTCCAAGAGCCCGCAGGAGAGCCGGCGTCTGAGCATCCAGCGCTGCATCCAGTCTCTGGTGCATGCCTGCCAGTGTCGCAATGCCAACTGCTCTCTTCCATCCTGCCAGAAGATGAAGCGTGTGGTGCAGCACACTAAGGGCTGTAAGCGCAAGACCAATGGCGGCTGCCCTGTCTGCAAGCAACTCATCGCGCTTTGCTGTTACCACGCCAAGCACTGCCAGGAGAATAAGTGCCCTGTGCCCTTCTGCCTCAACATCAAGCACAAACTGCGGCAGCAGCAGCTTCAGCACCGCCTGCAGCAGGCCCAGATGATGCGACGACGCATGGCCACCATGCAAGGCCGTGCTGGGCCCCAAAGCCTGCCATCCCCTCCACCTTCTGCCGCTCCAGGCACGCCCACAACACACCAGCAGCCACAGCAGCAGCCAAACACGCCCCAAACGCCACAGCCTCTCCTTCCCAGCCAGCCGACCACACCCAATGCTGGCGTCATGTCTCCAACTTACCCTACTGCTCCCCGCAACGGTCAGCAAGTGTCTCAAGGTAAACCGGGTGCCCAGGCTTCGCCACTGCACCAGCAACCGTCTCCGCTCCCTCAACCCCAACCACAGCAGCAGCATCCACAaccacagcaacaacaaccGCAACAGCAGCCACAGCAGCATCCGCCTCCTGGTGCTGTCCAGATGGCACGGAAGATCGAGATGATGGCACAGGCCCAACAAAGCCAGAACTATCGCATGGCTGTAAATGGCTTGGCCATGAACCACCAGCAACCGCAGCAGCGTATGCCAGGCGCCATGCAGCCTCCTATGCAGATGGTGGGACCTCGGGGGCAGCAGGTCATGCAAGGCATGCCGCCAGGCCAGTGGCCACAAGCAGGAATGCAACCAGGAATGCAGCAGGCAACTCAaccgcagcagcagcaggcaCCGCAAGGACCACAGCAAGCCGTGCCAATGCAGAGGCCCATGATGCCTCAGCAGCCTCCGCAACGCATGATGGTGCCTGCCCAGGGCCAGCGGCCACCACAAGCACCACAGAGACCTCCAGCCATCGCACCAAATGCCCTGCAAGACCTCCTGCGCACACTCAAGTCTCCCAGCTCaccacagcaacaacagcaagtGCTTAATATCCTCAAGTCCAACCCTCAACTCATGGCAGCTTTCATCAAGCAGAGGACGGCGAAGTACGCCAACCAGccgcaacagcagcagcagcagcagcagcaacaacagggCATGCAGCCTGCAATGCAAGCCATGGCAGCCATGCAGGGTGTCCAAAGACCTGGCATGCAACCCCAACAACCTCAGCAGCCAAACACACAAGGCATGGCGGCTCTCGGCCCAGCACAGGGTCAGATCATGAACCCTGCACATGCCGAGATGTACCGTCGGCAGCTCTTgcgccagcagcagcagcagcagcagcaacagcagcagcagcagcagggcgTGATGCCCCAAGCGCATGGTCAGTTCCCTCAAGCGCAGGGTGCTGCACCCAGCTACTCGCAACTTCGCATGCAACACCAGCAACTAACGGCAATGCAAAGCGCTGGCGGACCTATGAGCCAACTTCCGCCGATGCCACAAATGGGGCAGCCAGGTATGGGAATGGATGGCACGCCGAACTTGATCCACCAACGCATTCTCCAACAGCCGCAGGCCGTCCTCAAGCCCCAGATCGGCTCGCCGGCGCCACCAAACCCTATGAGCCCTCAAGGCCACCTGCTACCTGGACAGCCTATACCAGGCCAGGTTCGCTCTCCAGCACCAGTGCAGTCACCACGCCCACCATCGCAGCAGCCGCAGCAGCACTCCAGCCCCTCGCCGCAGGTCCAGCCTCAGCCCTCGCCCCACTCCGCCTCGCCTCACCCTGGCCTGGGCACACCCATGCCCGCTGGTGCCACCCTGGAGCAGCAGGGGCACCTGGGCACTGTGGAGCAGAGCACTATGCTCTCGCAGCTTAACGCGCCTGGCCGTGGCGGCCTACCGACCGACCTAGCCATGGTTGGAGATACCACAGGAGACACGTTGGAGAAATTTGTGGAGGGGTTGTAG